A DNA window from Bradyrhizobium barranii subsp. barranii contains the following coding sequences:
- a CDS encoding RidA family protein, translating to MSDITRIDQNARRSRASVFGDLVFLAGQVADTKTADITQQTKEALAKVDDMLARAGTDKSRLLSVQVWLKTMDDFDAMNAVYDAWVVPGNTPTRACGKVELADPAFRIEVIAIAARS from the coding sequence ATGTCGGATATCACCCGCATCGACCAGAACGCCCGCCGCAGCCGCGCTTCCGTGTTCGGCGATCTCGTTTTCCTCGCAGGTCAGGTGGCGGACACCAAGACCGCCGATATCACCCAGCAAACCAAGGAGGCGCTGGCGAAGGTCGACGACATGCTGGCGCGCGCCGGCACCGACAAATCGCGCCTGCTCAGCGTTCAGGTCTGGCTCAAGACCATGGACGATTTCGACGCCATGAACGCGGTCTATGATGCCTGGGTCGTGCCGGGCAACACGCCGACCCGCGCCTGCGGCAAGGTCGAGCTCGCCGATCCCGCCTTCCGTATCGAGGTGATCGCGATCGCCGCGCGCAGTTGA